Below is a window of Chitinophagaceae bacterium DNA.
GGTTCTACCCGACTCTGATGCCAAAAAATGCACCAATACTATAGATACTCGCCCATATAATACAGTAGCAGTAGGACCCGGTTTAGGAACTGCAACTGCAACTGCAAATATGCTCAAAAATGTATTCGAAAATACCAATACTCCTATGGTAATAGATGCCGATGCTCTCAATATTATCAGTAAAAACAAAGAAATGCTATACTCAATACCACATAAAAGCATTCTCACACCGCATCTTTTAGAATTTGAAAGAATAGCAGGAGTTTCTAAAAACGAGTATGACAGATTAGAAAGACAAACAACCCTTGCACAAAAATATAATATCATACTCATACTCAAAGGAGCATACACCTGCGTTTGCCTGCCCGATGGAAATGTATTTTTTAACACTACGGGAAATCCAGGAATGGCAACCGCAGGAAGTGGAGACGTATTAACAGGTATTATTTCTGCTCTACTAGCACAAAAAGTATCTCCTGCTGATGCTTCTTTGGCGGGTGTTTTTATACATGGACTTGCGGGAGACATCGCAAAGAAAGAAAAAACAGAATATGGGATTATAGCATCTGATATAATAGAAAATATACCCCATGCTTTTGCTGCTATACATAATGATGAGTGTTGAGTGATTCATTAAAATGAACCACATACAATCCCAACTGCCCTCCTTTGGAGGGGCTGGGGGAGGTCAAAATAAAAACCTTAATAAAAAAAGATCCCATTCACTTTCCCACAATTTTTTTCAAGAGAGATTCCATTTCCGAAGTGGATACGTTCAATATAACTCGGTTTGCATGTACAGTAAATAGGAATGTGCTTAGGGTTATTTGAATTATCTTTCGAATAAGTATGTCTTTCTAGTATTATAAATGAAGTAGAGAAAGAATACAGAAAGTTTTTTGTGAAAGCACCCTCTACAGATCGGGAATAAGATGGGGAGTGGGAAAGTATCTTCCTCAAAGAAGGGGAAATGAAAAGTAATTTTTCATCTTTTTTAAAAGAAAAACCTGTTATTTTTTAAAATATCTCTTTGTTATTTTGTTTCTTTATAAAAAATTGATATAGAGGGGTTCTAAAAATTCAAATTCTAAAAACTGTATCCGTTAAAAATCAATAAAGAAATCAATTTTTAGAACCCCTCTTACTCAATACATAGAACAAATTGTATTGAGTTTTTGACTCTTATTCTTTGTAAGCACCATAAGCCCATCACGTATGGGAAAGATAAGAGGACTAAAACGGGTATCGTTTCGTATCATTTCATTAAAGGAACGCATAAACACAGTGTGCTTGTCGTCCTTCTCCCCTACTTCTGTTATTTTTCCTTTCCATAAAACATTATCTACCAGGATATAACCACCCTCTTGTAGTTTTTCAACGGAGAGATGAAAGTATGTTTCATAGTTTTGTTTATCCGCATCTATGTAAATAATGTCAAACTTCTCTGCTAAGTGGGGAATAATATTCACCGCATTCCCGATGACAAGTTCAATATTCTCTTTATATCCCGATTCTGCAAAGAAACTTTTTACTGTGCTTTCTAATTCCTCATTTATATCAATAGTAATGAGTTTTCCATCTTTTTGTAGTCCTTCTGCGAGGCAGAGAGCGGAATATCCTGTGAAAGTTCCTATTTCTAAAATATATTTTGGCTGTATCATACGAGAAAAGAGAGAGAGTATTCTTCCCTGATAATATCCCGAAAGCATTTGAGAATGCAATGTTTTGGAATGGGTATATCTTCTTATTTTTTGAAGGAGAGGATGCTCTTCTTCTCCAAATGTTTCTACGTATTTTTGAATGGGTTCTGTTATGAAAAAACTCATATATGAGAGAGGGGTGCTTATTTTCTTTTAAGAGTATCTGTGGGAGTAGATTTGAGCTCAGGGAAAGGCGCACGAGGGTATGCTTTATTGGGTATGCTGTCTTTTTTCATATCTTTATTCGGAGGAAGAGAGGGTCTTATATTTTCTCCTGTTCTTTGTGGAGTTGTGGGAGAAGGACTTCCTCCACCTGAAGCGCCATCTTGGTTACCTCCCCCATCTTTGAGGTCATCGTTGTTAATAGTTCTGATTCTTTTAGGGGCTTCGGTGCTTACCTTTCCTATTCTATAATTAAAGTTGATCCCTATCCCAATGTTATTTACATACTGGGTATTGTTTTGGTCTAAAACGGGAGATGTTGTTTGATTACGAATGGTGAGACCATTTCCTAAAAAATTTTCAAAAGATAATCCTATTCCACCTTTTTTATTTTTAAAGTTTTTCACTATGCTTACTATATAAAATCCAAATCCACCTCTTGTTCCTTGTAGTTCTACGGACTTAGAACGGAAGTGACTAAAGGCATTTATAGATATACCATTGGCAAAATTATACCCTCCAAATAGCCGTCCCGAAAATACTACACCACTATTAGAAGCAGTGAAGAGGGGGTTTATATCATTATTAGAAAGAGTATTATAGAATACATCTCCACCTGCATTCAGAGTGAATTTTCCTATATTAACGTTCAAAGAAATGTTAGTTCCTAAAGCCTGTTCTGTTCCTATATTTTTATAAGTAGTTACTATAGTGTCTCCCGATGTCTTTCTCACGGCTTGAATGCTTCCCATGGTTTCTCTATAAAAAAGAGA
It encodes the following:
- a CDS encoding O-methyltransferase, with product MSFFITEPIQKYVETFGEEEHPLLQKIRRYTHSKTLHSQMLSGYYQGRILSLFSRMIQPKYILEIGTFTGYSALCLAEGLQKDGKLITIDINEELESTVKSFFAESGYKENIELVIGNAVNIIPHLAEKFDIIYIDADKQNYETYFHLSVEKLQEGGYILVDNVLWKGKITEVGEKDDKHTVFMRSFNEMIRNDTRFSPLIFPIRDGLMVLTKNKSQKLNTICSMY